CGTTGACCATCTTGGCCGTGATCTCCATGGCGTTCTCCATTCAAAAAAATCGGGCCGGGACGCGAACGCCCCGGCCCGCGTATCGACTGCTTTGCCCGTCAGCCGGCGACGGCGCCGAAGGTCTCCGGGGCCGCGGCGCCGGCCGAAGCCGCGCCTTCGCCCGTGTAGCGCTCGTCGTGCGCATGGAGCCCCTCGAGGATCGAGTCGGCGACCTTGCTCGTGAAGAGCCGGATCGCCCGGATCGCGTCGTCGTTGCCCGGGATCACGTGATCGACCAGCTCCGGATCGCAGTTGGTGTCGACCACCGCCACGATCGGGATCTTCAGGGAGTGCGCCTCCTTGACGGCGATGTGCTCCTTCTTCGGGTCGATGACGAAGAGCGCGTCCGGAAGCTCGTCCATCTCCTTGATCCCGGAGAGATTCTTCTCGAGCTTTTCCTTCTCCCGCTCCAGGCGGATGCGCTCTTTCTTGGTGAGGTTTTCGTTCTCGGTGTCGGAGAGCGAGGCCTCGATTTCCTTCAACCGGTGGATCGATTTGCGGATCGTCGCGAAGTTCGTCAGCGTTCCGCCGAGCCACCGCGTGTTCACGAAGAACAT
The Thermoanaerobaculia bacterium genome window above contains:
- the rpsB gene encoding 30S ribosomal protein S2 gives rise to the protein MASISMKELLEAGVHFGHQTKRWNPKMKKFIFGKRNGIYIIDLQKTLRQFKQASEFVTALAAAGKNILFVGTKRQAQDAIYEEANRCGMFFVNTRWLGGTLTNFATIRKSIHRLKEIEASLSDTENENLTKKERIRLEREKEKLEKNLSGIKEMDELPDALFVIDPKKEHIAVKEAHSLKIPIVAVVDTNCDPELVDHVIPGNDDAIRAIRLFTSKVADSILEGLHAHDERYTGEGAASAGAAAPETFGAVAG